One genomic window of Thermococcus indicus includes the following:
- a CDS encoding YbhB/YbcL family Raf kinase inhibitor-like protein — protein MDLEVGSIFHDGDTIPVEFTCDGNDVNPPIFIGHVDPNAKSLVIIMDDPDAPGGTFTHWIAWNIPPLGEIPKGVPPQGVVDAPVRMVQGKNDFGRIGYGGPCPPRGHGVHHYHFKVYALDTVLELDPGASRKELERAMSGHIIQMGELVGLYGRK, from the coding sequence ATGGATCTTGAGGTTGGCTCCATATTTCACGACGGGGACACCATACCAGTCGAGTTCACCTGTGATGGAAACGACGTGAACCCGCCGATATTTATCGGGCACGTGGACCCAAACGCAAAGAGTCTCGTCATAATCATGGACGACCCCGATGCCCCCGGTGGGACCTTCACCCATTGGATAGCGTGGAACATTCCACCCCTCGGGGAAATACCAAAGGGAGTTCCGCCGCAGGGGGTTGTGGACGCTCCCGTCAGGATGGTTCAGGGAAAGAACGACTTCGGGAGAATAGGGTACGGGGGCCCCTGTCCGCCGCGGGGGCATGGGGTGCACCATTACCACTTCAAGGTCTATGCCCTTGACACGGTTCTAGAACTCGATCCCGGGGCGAGCAGAAAAGAACTGGAAAGGGCCATGAGCGGCCACATCATTCAGATGGGTGAGCTTGTGGGGCTCTACGGGAGGAAATGA
- a CDS encoding DUF438 domain-containing protein, with product MTELLNNREYKKEQLKKLLLRIHEGEDVNKLKDEFRQVLSGISPLEIPIIEQELVKEGISAKDIAKMCDLHVELFREAVKGTDELEEKDLPDGHPLKTLYLENKEVMKDAEMLNLYARTLATTKDERMREEILGVLEEIVSNLRKVGFTHYNREEMLTFPYIERRGLTAIATVLWTKHDEIRFMIKRLAELLRKRDEMSWEEFVERFKEKAGEASFALSDMVFRENNIYYPTLRALLTDGEWKAIRMQEDEIGYYKVNPPAWDPGEDVKPLHPWEINPELSVEELLNLPKEVQQALKGRPLEFDKSQLKREGDIDLGTGFVSLEELKAIFEALPVDVTFIDKDDRVRFFSPGERIFTRTPSVLGRPVQLCHPPKSVHIVNKILKAFKEGRKKEATFWLRLGPKYVYIKYVPLFDKEGNYLGTLEMTMDIEPYRKIEGEKRLLDWRD from the coding sequence ATGACTGAGTTGCTGAACAATCGCGAATACAAGAAGGAGCAGCTGAAGAAGCTCCTCCTTAGAATTCACGAAGGGGAAGACGTAAATAAACTCAAAGATGAGTTCCGTCAGGTTTTGAGCGGTATTTCGCCCCTTGAGATTCCGATCATAGAGCAAGAGCTGGTAAAGGAAGGCATCTCCGCCAAGGACATAGCCAAGATGTGTGATCTGCACGTCGAGCTCTTCCGAGAGGCAGTCAAAGGAACGGATGAGCTGGAAGAAAAAGACCTTCCGGACGGTCACCCTCTCAAGACCCTCTACCTCGAAAACAAGGAGGTAATGAAGGACGCCGAGATGCTCAACCTCTACGCGAGGACTTTGGCAACCACCAAGGACGAACGCATGAGGGAGGAAATTCTCGGTGTCCTGGAGGAGATAGTGAGCAACCTCAGAAAGGTCGGCTTCACCCACTACAACCGGGAGGAGATGCTCACCTTCCCGTACATCGAGCGGAGGGGGCTTACGGCAATAGCGACGGTTCTCTGGACGAAGCACGACGAAATCAGGTTCATGATAAAGAGGCTTGCCGAACTCCTGAGGAAAAGGGACGAGATGTCCTGGGAAGAGTTCGTCGAGCGCTTTAAGGAGAAAGCCGGAGAGGCCTCATTCGCGCTGAGTGACATGGTCTTCAGGGAGAACAACATCTACTATCCAACCCTCAGGGCGCTGCTCACGGATGGCGAGTGGAAGGCAATAAGGATGCAGGAGGATGAGATTGGCTACTACAAGGTCAACCCACCCGCCTGGGATCCCGGCGAGGACGTTAAACCGCTCCATCCATGGGAAATCAACCCTGAACTGAGCGTTGAGGAACTTTTGAACCTTCCAAAGGAAGTTCAGCAGGCCCTGAAAGGCCGCCCTCTGGAGTTTGACAAAAGCCAGCTGAAGCGCGAGGGCGACATCGACCTTGGAACGGGCTTTGTTAGCCTGGAAGAGCTGAAAGCGATATTTGAGGCTTTGCCGGTTGATGTGACTTTCATCGACAAGGACGACCGCGTTCGCTTCTTCTCGCCGGGCGAGAGGATATTCACAAGAACTCCCTCCGTGCTCGGGAGGCCAGTTCAGCTCTGCCACCCGCCGAAGAGCGTTCACATCGTCAACAAGATACTCAAGGCCTTCAAGGAGGGCAGGAAGAAGGAGGCGACCTTCTGGCTTAGGCTCGGGCCGAAGTACGTTTACATAAAATACGTGCCCCTCTTTGACAAGGAGGGCAACTATCTGGGAACCCTCGAAATGACCATGGACATCGAGCCCTACAGGAAGATTGAAGGCGAGAAGAGACTCCTTGACTGGAGGGACTGA
- a CDS encoding thioredoxin family protein, which yields MDELEMIRRKKMLELMKRAGMIEVKPKRKVVIEVITSPGCPYCPIAWAMAQELERKYEGVIAKELSVATPEGQRKAMEHNIMGTPTILIDNRVEFIGVPNFAEFERRVKEKLGLK from the coding sequence ATGGACGAGCTTGAGATGATAAGGAGAAAAAAGATGCTCGAACTCATGAAGAGGGCCGGCATGATAGAGGTCAAGCCAAAGAGAAAGGTGGTCATTGAGGTCATAACGTCGCCCGGCTGCCCCTACTGCCCGATAGCCTGGGCAATGGCTCAGGAGCTTGAGAGAAAGTACGAGGGGGTTATAGCGAAGGAACTCAGCGTGGCAACCCCCGAAGGCCAGAGGAAAGCCATGGAGCACAACATAATGGGGACCCCCACGATACTCATAGACAACAGGGTGGAGTTCATAGGAGTTCCGAACTTCGCTGAATTCGAGAGAAGGGTGAAGGAAAAGCTTGGCCTAAAGTGA
- a CDS encoding cytochrome c biogenesis protein CcdA — protein MRSEIKGLAIILLASFGVSSLALWALGMVDFIPKFFALAMSDSINPCTFVIYTMLLIALSVREISKKRLYFIGAAFIAAVYISYYLLGVGLLYFAGYLPLWIAGVAAILFGAYTIATGLMEKSRVGDKSKIRRKIFSSDATAIGAFTLGVIVSTTLLPCSAGSYLVYAIIISKAGKALAFLLLALYNLVFVLPLVVILLAMGSVTESKRFSQAMVRHSRELSVIAGLLLIAIGVWVLTGASL, from the coding sequence ATGAGAAGTGAGATAAAGGGACTGGCGATAATCCTTCTGGCATCCTTCGGGGTCAGCTCCCTCGCGCTGTGGGCGCTGGGCATGGTGGACTTTATACCAAAGTTCTTCGCCCTGGCCATGAGCGACTCGATAAACCCGTGCACCTTCGTCATATACACCATGCTCCTCATAGCACTCTCGGTCAGGGAGATATCGAAGAAGAGGCTGTATTTCATAGGGGCCGCATTCATAGCCGCTGTTTACATATCATACTACCTCCTTGGCGTCGGACTGCTGTACTTCGCTGGCTACCTGCCCCTCTGGATCGCTGGAGTTGCGGCAATATTATTCGGTGCTTACACCATAGCCACAGGTCTGATGGAAAAATCCCGCGTCGGAGACAAAAGCAAAATCAGGAGGAAAATATTCAGCAGCGACGCAACTGCAATTGGGGCTTTTACGCTCGGGGTTATAGTCTCCACAACTTTGCTGCCGTGCTCGGCTGGAAGCTACCTCGTCTACGCGATAATAATCTCGAAGGCCGGGAAGGCTTTGGCTTTTCTCCTGCTGGCCCTCTACAACTTGGTGTTTGTGCTTCCCTTGGTCGTCATACTGCTCGCCATGGGGAGTGTCACCGAAAGCAAGCGCTTCTCTCAGGCGATGGTGCGGCACAGTCGGGAGCTCTCGGTCATAGCTGGACTGCTGCTGATAGCTATTGGGGTATGGGTTCTCACAGGGGCTTCACTTTAG
- a CDS encoding glutaredoxin family protein, which translates to MKKFGVVLLLMILIGFGAGCITDSNGTAPTQTSPSDHGYVTVNGTKIYLDEIHFYMYGMQTCPHCHKMREEIPKAYGNDSLTYYELVNNEENANLFQRIYQLTGIQGVPAIAITYNGTLYAVLEGEFNVTAVPKIIYTGMENNGVILAVGGKVYLLPRDKDNSEEVINELYELFVEHRMPSWNSNSTSG; encoded by the coding sequence ATGAAAAAGTTTGGTGTAGTGCTCTTGCTCATGATTCTCATCGGCTTTGGGGCGGGATGCATCACAGATTCGAACGGTACCGCGCCGACCCAAACCTCCCCCAGTGACCATGGCTACGTCACGGTAAACGGGACGAAGATATACCTGGATGAAATTCACTTCTACATGTACGGAATGCAGACCTGCCCGCACTGTCACAAAATGCGGGAGGAGATACCAAAGGCCTACGGAAACGACAGCCTGACCTACTATGAGCTCGTGAACAACGAGGAAAACGCAAATCTGTTCCAGAGAATATACCAGCTAACGGGAATCCAGGGTGTTCCGGCTATAGCCATAACCTACAACGGGACGCTCTACGCCGTGCTTGAGGGGGAGTTCAACGTTACCGCCGTCCCGAAGATAATCTACACGGGGATGGAGAATAACGGGGTCATTCTGGCCGTGGGGGGTAAAGTGTACCTCCTGCCACGCGACAAAGACAACTCCGAGGAAGTCATTAACGAGCTCTATGAGCTTTTTGTCGAGCACAGGATGCCATCGTGGAATTCAAACTCCACCTCCGGCTGA
- a CDS encoding DUF2284 domain-containing protein, with the protein MKVLWEREIPADEIVVSPRPVWKCRSCPMYGRRPNCPPHVPDWREAREWIGHFKRALIVKFEIDMERFEEEKRGALLYLLKREEEFFKEGKMYAMALFPGSCNLCDDCPFERGEPCRMPTKVRPSIDAVGIEIGKLVKMDFSESVLYGMVLIE; encoded by the coding sequence ATGAAGGTGCTGTGGGAGAGGGAAATTCCGGCGGATGAAATAGTCGTCTCGCCCAGACCTGTCTGGAAGTGTCGCTCCTGCCCGATGTACGGTAGGAGGCCGAACTGTCCGCCACACGTCCCGGACTGGAGGGAAGCGAGGGAATGGATAGGGCACTTCAAGAGGGCGCTGATAGTGAAGTTTGAGATAGACATGGAGCGCTTTGAGGAGGAGAAGAGGGGGGCCCTGCTGTACCTCCTGAAGAGGGAGGAAGAGTTCTTCAAGGAGGGGAAGATGTACGCGATGGCCCTCTTTCCCGGCTCCTGCAACCTCTGCGACGACTGTCCCTTCGAGAGGGGCGAGCCGTGCAGGATGCCGACCAAGGTCAGACCGAGCATAGACGCGGTGGGCATCGAGATTGGGAAACTCGTGAAAATGGACTTCTCCGAAAGCGTTTTGTACGGGATGGTGCTAATTGAATAA
- a CDS encoding cupin domain-containing protein, protein MKVVRVEEAERVDNPHRVDVRKLMDEKSAQIFYITLKPGESLKRHTTPVDAFLYVLKGRGIVEVGDERAEVKKGTAVYLPKEVPHAVSNEGSLDMAFLVIKVM, encoded by the coding sequence ATGAAGGTTGTTAGGGTTGAAGAGGCTGAGAGGGTTGATAATCCTCACAGGGTGGACGTGAGAAAGCTGATGGACGAGAAGAGCGCTCAGATATTCTACATAACTCTGAAGCCCGGGGAGAGCCTGAAGAGACACACAACGCCGGTTGATGCTTTCCTCTACGTCCTCAAGGGCCGGGGCATCGTGGAGGTCGGCGACGAAAGGGCAGAGGTTAAGAAGGGAACCGCCGTATATCTCCCGAAGGAGGTGCCGCACGCGGTCTCCAACGAGGGAAGCCTCGACATGGCATTCCTCGTTATCAAGGTGATGTAA
- a CDS encoding tetratricopeptide repeat protein gives MQEWYRSRALYEAVLKLVESGRVNEALDMAEGIPDGNIRSKAFSHIAVEVAKSGRDYHEALERAVKAALDIDNRDESTKALMSLAFEFLNMGNPEEALRISRYITDLPNKSKVEAEVALALAKRGKVAEAMEIINGIMDDDVKTWAMSRLASQL, from the coding sequence ATGCAGGAGTGGTACCGCTCCAGGGCACTGTACGAGGCAGTTCTTAAACTCGTGGAATCCGGCAGGGTTAATGAGGCTCTCGACATGGCTGAGGGAATACCCGATGGCAACATACGCTCGAAGGCGTTCTCACACATAGCAGTCGAGGTGGCAAAGTCGGGGAGGGATTATCACGAGGCGCTGGAAAGGGCGGTTAAGGCAGCCCTTGACATCGACAACCGCGACGAGAGCACAAAGGCTCTGATGAGCCTGGCCTTTGAGTTTCTGAACATGGGCAATCCGGAGGAAGCCCTCAGAATTTCCCGGTACATAACTGACCTCCCGAACAAGTCAAAGGTTGAGGCGGAGGTGGCGCTGGCCCTCGCCAAGAGGGGAAAGGTTGCCGAGGCGATGGAGATAATTAACGGCATCATGGACGACGACGTCAAGACGTGGGCAATGTCCAGACTCGCCAGTCAGCTTTAG
- a CDS encoding transcriptional regulator: MKTNAFEVASRYVYPSLRRRLVEILYENGLKQTAIAELLHITQSAVSRYLRMDRGALMDVSQFPDIDNELRSLADEIIRTRPSEYRIHRRLVEISVEMLGKGYVCQFHSKIDPEVNPAECSVCLELFG, translated from the coding sequence ATGAAGACTAATGCGTTTGAAGTGGCCTCGCGCTACGTGTATCCCTCACTCAGGCGGAGGCTTGTGGAGATACTCTACGAAAACGGCCTGAAGCAGACCGCGATAGCTGAGCTTCTCCACATAACCCAGTCTGCCGTTTCCCGCTATCTTCGGATGGACAGGGGCGCGTTGATGGACGTCTCCCAGTTCCCAGACATCGACAACGAGCTTCGTTCACTTGCCGACGAGATCATTAGGACAAGACCCAGTGAGTATAGAATACATCGAAGACTCGTGGAAATCTCGGTCGAGATGCTTGGAAAGGGCTACGTCTGCCAGTTCCACTCAAAAATCGACCCCGAGGTAAATCCCGCGGAATGCAGCGTATGCCTTGAACTTTTCGGCTGA
- a CDS encoding PIN domain-containing protein: MRVRDTSEVIEKPELQILLNVLGEVRVSYPLYGLPLLRAKPIEEGYRVELTVNRREFNEHVPEYLSNELPTWTDFYECFISAGIVRYDNIDEFLQNLELYERLRKGVAFAPDTNLFYHRFISGFRPLDRYQIVVAEGVKKEIENAMNYKYRHRELEEIRREVRNGSLLREFSNRRTKKSRKAAYIALKEFERLKDRIIIAESVKEQAHNNDEIIVKSLKHYDNMTPTLLVFLTADIAITDVAEMEGLEYFLFKYPRQEIGRHDVTAYQLRTLLFNLAAVFGVIEVNGITIFGEFGGKGGLNELKLVFPTENRTYHEFEFHLKLSRKLMEIMR, translated from the coding sequence ATGAGAGTGAGGGATACTAGCGAGGTTATAGAGAAGCCCGAGCTCCAGATACTCCTCAACGTTCTGGGCGAGGTGAGGGTGAGCTATCCCCTATACGGCCTTCCCCTGCTGAGGGCAAAACCCATCGAAGAAGGCTACCGTGTCGAGCTAACCGTGAACAGGAGGGAGTTCAACGAGCACGTTCCGGAGTATCTATCAAACGAACTCCCCACCTGGACGGATTTCTACGAGTGCTTCATCTCGGCAGGGATAGTCAGGTACGACAACATAGACGAGTTCCTTCAGAACCTAGAGCTCTACGAGAGGCTCAGAAAAGGCGTTGCCTTTGCCCCCGATACGAACCTCTTCTACCACCGCTTCATCTCGGGCTTCAGGCCCCTCGACAGGTATCAGATAGTCGTGGCCGAGGGTGTCAAGAAGGAGATAGAGAACGCGATGAACTACAAGTACCGGCACAGGGAGCTGGAGGAGATCAGGCGCGAGGTGAGGAACGGAAGCCTCCTGCGGGAGTTCAGCAACAGGCGGACGAAGAAAAGCCGGAAAGCCGCATACATAGCCCTCAAGGAGTTCGAGAGGCTGAAGGACAGGATAATCATAGCCGAGAGCGTGAAGGAGCAGGCCCACAACAACGACGAGATAATAGTCAAATCCCTCAAGCACTACGACAACATGACGCCGACTCTTCTCGTCTTCCTCACGGCGGACATAGCGATAACCGACGTGGCCGAGATGGAGGGGCTGGAGTACTTCCTCTTCAAGTACCCCCGCCAGGAAATCGGGCGGCACGACGTTACAGCGTACCAGCTCAGAACGCTGCTCTTCAACCTCGCGGCGGTCTTCGGCGTCATAGAGGTGAACGGGATAACTATTTTCGGCGAGTTCGGGGGCAAGGGCGGACTGAACGAGCTTAAACTGGTCTTTCCGACGGAGAACAGGACATATCACGAGTTCGAGTTCCACCTCAAGCTTTCGAGAAAGCTGATGGAGATAATGAGGTAG
- the hcp gene encoding hydroxylamine reductase: MIKVPEKLDMLCNQCSMSLAGGCTIRGVCGKDPDLNSLQEALLYGIKGTSAYYYHALEVGYDDPRIGHFLAEALYSTLTNVNFDKNRFLELILENGRVHLEAMKLLDKAYVETFGRPEPVEVPTGTAEGHGILVTGHSYKALYELLRQIEEMGLEDELKVYTHAEMFPAHAYPELRKFKALYGNWGGSWLYQKKEFAEFPGVILGTSNCVQQPTKAYQDRIFTVGIAGLEGVPHIEDYNFEPLIKRALETPRMKAYDGGKLLTGFHHTNVLAMKDKLIELIQEGKIRHIFVVGGCDTPHKGMGYYERLTELIPKDALILSAACGKFRYNARDYGTIEGIPRFLDFGQCNNVYSIIEIAIALANELGTDVNSLPVSIVLSWMEQKAIAILYSLLYLGIKGIYIGPKPPEFLTPGVFEILRRQFDLRLTGDPETDLRDMLSKGTKVEEGSPLAEELD; this comes from the coding sequence ATGATAAAGGTACCTGAGAAGTTGGACATGCTCTGCAACCAGTGCTCGATGAGCCTGGCGGGAGGATGTACGATAAGGGGAGTCTGCGGTAAGGATCCGGACCTCAACTCGCTCCAGGAGGCCCTGCTGTACGGTATAAAGGGAACCTCCGCCTACTACTACCATGCCCTTGAGGTCGGCTACGACGACCCGAGGATAGGCCACTTTTTGGCTGAGGCGCTGTATTCAACCCTCACCAACGTCAACTTTGACAAGAACCGCTTCCTTGAGCTCATCCTTGAGAACGGAAGGGTTCACCTTGAGGCTATGAAGCTCCTTGATAAAGCCTACGTCGAGACCTTCGGAAGGCCGGAGCCGGTTGAAGTCCCGACCGGAACGGCTGAGGGGCACGGCATACTCGTCACCGGCCACAGCTACAAGGCCCTGTACGAGCTCCTCAGGCAGATTGAGGAGATGGGCCTTGAGGATGAGCTTAAAGTTTATACCCACGCGGAGATGTTCCCAGCACATGCATACCCCGAGCTGAGGAAGTTCAAAGCCCTCTACGGCAACTGGGGAGGCTCGTGGCTCTACCAGAAGAAGGAATTCGCGGAGTTCCCGGGCGTTATTCTGGGCACAAGCAACTGTGTCCAGCAGCCGACGAAGGCGTATCAAGATAGAATCTTCACCGTCGGAATAGCGGGCCTTGAAGGGGTTCCCCACATCGAGGACTACAACTTCGAGCCGCTCATAAAGCGCGCACTTGAGACCCCTAGGATGAAGGCTTACGACGGCGGAAAGCTCCTCACCGGCTTCCACCACACCAACGTTTTGGCTATGAAGGATAAGCTCATTGAACTCATCCAGGAGGGCAAGATAAGGCACATCTTCGTCGTGGGCGGCTGTGATACGCCGCACAAGGGCATGGGCTACTACGAGAGGCTCACCGAGCTGATTCCAAAGGATGCGCTGATACTCTCAGCGGCATGCGGCAAGTTCCGCTACAACGCGAGGGACTATGGAACTATCGAGGGCATTCCAAGATTCCTCGACTTCGGCCAGTGCAACAACGTTTACTCAATAATCGAGATTGCAATAGCACTTGCAAACGAGCTCGGGACGGATGTGAACTCCCTGCCGGTGAGCATAGTCCTGAGCTGGATGGAGCAGAAGGCAATAGCAATACTCTACTCGCTCCTCTACCTGGGAATCAAGGGCATCTACATCGGACCAAAGCCGCCAGAGTTCCTGACTCCAGGGGTCTTTGAAATCCTGAGGAGACAGTTTGACCTCAGGCTCACCGGTGACCCGGAGACTGACCTCAGGGACATGCTGAGCAAGGGAACAAAGGTAGAAGAGGGTTCGCCCCTCGCTGAGGAGCTGGATTAA
- a CDS encoding Lrp/AsnC family transcriptional regulator, which translates to MRTNEHLDELDRMILHILQEDGRASYSEIARRLKVPESTVRLRVRKLIERGVIRKFSALINPFKAGYSIVAFIAVDVEPSRVKKAAEELSKLPEVDVLGIATGAHDILMQVTVKDLQELESFLIEKLGRIEGIRSTETSILTSVRKWGYARVF; encoded by the coding sequence ATGAGGACTAATGAGCACCTTGACGAACTGGACAGGATGATACTCCACATCCTCCAGGAGGACGGGCGGGCCAGCTACTCCGAGATAGCCAGACGGCTGAAAGTGCCAGAATCGACGGTGAGGCTCAGGGTGAGGAAGCTCATCGAGAGGGGAGTTATAAGAAAGTTCTCAGCACTCATAAATCCGTTCAAGGCAGGCTACTCAATCGTTGCTTTCATAGCCGTTGACGTGGAGCCAAGCAGGGTGAAGAAGGCCGCGGAGGAGCTGAGCAAACTTCCGGAGGTGGACGTTCTGGGCATAGCGACCGGGGCACACGATATACTCATGCAAGTGACCGTTAAGGACCTTCAGGAGCTGGAGAGCTTCCTTATTGAGAAGCTCGGAAGAATAGAGGGAATAAGGAGCACGGAAACGTCTATCCTGACGAGCGTGAGGAAGTGGGGCTACGCGAGGGTGTTTTAG
- a CDS encoding M24 family metallopeptidase, with protein MRGNPEIFKRRVERFQELLRENEIDGAVIRTLSSFIYFTGTKWLRPSLLIPAEGEPVVYVVKGEAELFKKKSWIENVVEFQKVEDLMAGVVGWIHRNGMERVGLEFGIERDAYLIFLKIFERLNPTIEIVDVLDLTMGLRMIKDEWELDNIRKAGKIAVKGMKVAGEVIKPGLSELEIAAEILRELMLNGSEDPKVYVSTTPRAHAEPFRDLRVPENGVVTVVIGTDWNHYYANMARTFVVGEPSERVRRAIEVKEEAYRIALEETRVGVPLSAVEKKLANFFKEKGFADAYLAGYTHGVGLLIEEPPITTIVVPQRAAKVQENMVLTIIHPPLMIPEGAIKHEDTYIVKKAGLERVT; from the coding sequence ATGCGCGGAAATCCCGAGATTTTCAAAAGACGGGTGGAGCGCTTTCAGGAACTCCTCAGGGAGAACGAGATAGATGGAGCGGTTATCAGAACCCTTTCCAGCTTCATATACTTCACAGGAACCAAGTGGCTCAGGCCGAGCCTCCTAATTCCCGCCGAAGGTGAGCCAGTGGTTTACGTCGTCAAAGGTGAAGCGGAGCTTTTTAAAAAGAAAAGCTGGATCGAAAACGTCGTAGAGTTCCAGAAGGTGGAGGACCTTATGGCAGGCGTTGTGGGCTGGATACACCGCAACGGAATGGAGCGTGTTGGCCTTGAATTCGGGATAGAGCGCGACGCCTACCTGATATTCCTCAAGATATTCGAGCGCCTCAACCCCACCATAGAGATAGTTGACGTTCTTGACCTCACAATGGGCCTTAGGATGATAAAGGACGAGTGGGAGCTGGACAACATCAGAAAGGCAGGGAAGATAGCCGTTAAGGGTATGAAGGTCGCCGGGGAGGTCATAAAGCCCGGACTGAGTGAGCTTGAGATAGCGGCGGAAATCCTGAGAGAGCTCATGCTCAACGGAAGCGAGGATCCCAAGGTCTACGTTTCAACAACGCCCAGAGCCCATGCTGAACCGTTCCGCGACCTGAGGGTTCCGGAGAACGGGGTCGTTACCGTCGTCATAGGTACCGACTGGAATCACTATTACGCCAACATGGCGAGAACCTTTGTGGTCGGCGAGCCGAGCGAAAGGGTAAGGAGAGCCATCGAGGTCAAGGAAGAGGCATACAGGATAGCCCTTGAAGAAACCAGGGTTGGAGTCCCGCTGAGCGCTGTCGAGAAGAAGCTCGCGAACTTCTTCAAGGAGAAGGGATTCGCCGATGCGTATCTGGCTGGTTACACTCACGGCGTTGGTCTGCTCATAGAGGAGCCGCCAATAACCACCATAGTCGTTCCCCAGAGAGCCGCAAAGGTTCAGGAGAATATGGTTCTTACGATAATACACCCGCCCCTCATGATTCCTGAGGGGGCAATAAAGCACGAGGACACCTACATTGTCAAAAAAGCGGGACTTGAGAGGGTGACCTAA
- a CDS encoding DUF1858 domain-containing protein, with product MMLDVRGLNPPQPAVMIVEALGKLQVGETLEVIGDKPFVDMLGRLEEAGYRVELKEVGGAFVLRIMKTEDSRELTMEVKECDDKLDKITEETNVGKLLKAYPESLKILLKYGFSPLENPEMRKTLARTITLKQAKELIGMSDEKFKEMMEELKALETG from the coding sequence ATGATGCTTGACGTTCGCGGTTTAAACCCACCCCAGCCGGCGGTTATGATCGTAGAGGCCCTTGGAAAGCTTCAGGTGGGGGAGACTCTTGAAGTTATAGGAGACAAGCCCTTCGTTGACATGCTGGGGAGACTTGAGGAGGCAGGTTATCGGGTTGAACTGAAAGAAGTTGGCGGGGCATTCGTGCTCAGGATAATGAAAACCGAGGACTCCAGGGAGCTTACGATGGAAGTCAAGGAGTGTGACGATAAGCTGGACAAAATAACGGAGGAAACCAATGTTGGCAAGCTCCTAAAGGCCTATCCCGAATCTCTGAAGATACTCCTGAAGTACGGCTTTTCGCCCCTTGAGAACCCCGAGATGAGGAAGACCCTCGCAAGGACGATTACTCTGAAGCAGGCAAAGGAGCTCATAGGTATGAGCGACGAGAAGTTCAAAGAGATGATGGAGGAGCTTAAGGCCCTGGAAACGGGCTGA